A window of Candidatus Nitrospira allomarina genomic DNA:
CAAGACGGTCTTCCGACACGAACCGAGCAGGAGGCCTATGTGGCGCAACATTATCTGGTCCTGCCGGTTATTGATAAGGCGGGGAAGCCATGGGCTCTTGATGGGCAACCGGTGTATTGTCTCCACGGCACGCAATTCGAAACCGTCGACGATCAAAAGGTCCATTTAGCCCGATGCCCTGATTGTGGGGGAATGGGTATCCGGGATGACGAACCGTTGGTGGAATCCGATTGTATCCGATGTGTCCAATGCGGGCATGAGTTCGATACCAGGCTCGAGATGATGGAGAACTGAAAAATGCAAGAAGTTCTCTCCGGGTCTAGAGCCAAAAGGCAGCTGGAAAGAAAACGTACGGGTTATTTTGGAGTAGCGTTCTTGAGGATCGCTTAAAAGGTCACGGGCATTCTGGCGGAAATACTCGAGGATCGTGAATGGAGGGTGGGGGAGAACACGGTTCTTCGTGGGAGGCGATAAGCATGCCTCCCACGAAGCGATAGGCGGGTCAAGAAAGATGCCTTTTACTTATTTTGGGCAATTTTTTCCGTGGCTTGGGGAGCCACCGAAGGCATCAGAGCCAGATCCTTGGCTTCATCGCTTACTTCAAGAAGAGCAATGGCTCCCGTGAGCGCATCTTTCAGCGAGTGGGTTACGATCGGATAGACCCCTTTTTGTTCCACGACGACATCCAGAATCGCTCCATCCGCCGCGCCGATCACCTGGGTTTGGATCCCTTGCATGCGGTTGGCGGGGTTTCCGCTGGGCCAGACATCGTCCCAAATTTCTGCAATCGGATGAAGTGAGGAAAAATTATTCGGCCCGATGTTGACGAAGTAAAACCGTACTCGCTCCCCCGGCTTGGCGGTGAGGAACTCTCCTCCCTTTGCTGCATGGACGGGATCATACTTAAATATCCCGCCGTTGAAGACAACATGGTCATTTTTCGCGTCCATCATCGCCGCGACGTCATCAGGATCTTTGGTGAATAACTCCGATTGCACCAACACATATTCCCGGTCAGCCTTTGGCATCGCGCTGGCATCTTTGGGATCCACAATGACAGCCCCGAACATGCCGCGGGCAATATGTTGAATCATGGGGAACGCGCCGCAGTGATAGGCAAAGACTCCAGGCCGTTTCGCTTCCCAAACATATTCCAGAGATTCTCCAGGGTTGACGTCACGATAATTCGCGAGAAAATCCGTTTCCGCTGCATGAAAGTCCATGGAATGTGGGCGACTATTGTTTTCATGGTTTTTAAGGATGAAATGCACCTGGTCACCCTCGGTCACGCGGACGACGGGACCAGGAACCTGACCATTAAAGGTCCATGCTTTATAAGTGGTGCCTTTACCGTCAATAATGACTTCCGTTTCCACGGCGGTGAGTTCCACCTTCACCTTTTTAGCCTCGACTTGTGAGGCAAATGTGAAAAGACTTCCGGTCAGTGCTACTAGCGCAATTCCCAACCCTATCCGCCCTGAATGTTGATTCTTCATTCTTCCATCCTTTCCAAACGAATATAAATGTGATTAATGCGAGAGATGTCTGACTATATTTGCCAACGGATGCAACATATCCTGCTAATGTTCTTAGCAGATGTCATGCCAGACGCCTGAAATGTGTAAGATATTGATTTTTAAGTAATAAATTACATTAATTTAAAGAAGTTTACAGCAATATTTTGTTCAACACCAATATTTTGCTGTATGACAGCAATATATTGTTTAATATGAGAGGAACATCAAATTCTTCATGTTTTTCCATTTTTCAACACCCCTAAAGGGTCAATAGACCGATGAGCAATACCAATGGCAGTTATCTGGCAGAGATGCGGTTTCGGGCCGTAGCCCAGTCATCGCACGATGCCATCATCATCGCGGATCAATCAGGGACCATCCTGTTTTGGAATAAGGGGGCCAAAGACATCTTCGGCTATGAAAGCGAGGAGACCGTCGGCCAGCCCCTCATCATGCTTATGCCGGATCGCTACCGACAGGCGCATCAAGCCGGGCTTGAGCGATACAGCACCAGGGGAGAAACGCGAATTCTCGGAGAGACCGTGGAACTGAGTGGTTTGCGAAGAACTGGAGAAGAATTCCCCCTCGAACTCACGCTTTCGGCCTGGAAAGAAGAAGAGCGGCTCTTTTTCAGCGGAATCATTCGGGATATTTCTCAACGAAAAGAAGCCGAAGAAGCCCTTCAGCGATCGGAAGAAAAGTATCGCGCCATCTTTAATCAGGCTGTGGAAGGGATCTACCAGGCGACACCTGCCGGTGCCTTCCTCAATGCCAACACGGCTCTGAGTCATTTGTTGGGGTACGACTCCCCTCAAGCGCTGATGGACACCGTCCAGGATATCGGTTCCCAACTCTATGTCGAGCCAACGAAGCGGGAGGAGTTTTGCCGGTTGCTCGAGCACCAGGACGTCATCACGGATTTTGAGTCGCAGGTCTATCAGGCGGACGGAACACCAATTTGGATTTCAGAAAATGCCCGTGTGATCCGCAACGCGGAAGGAGCAGTGCAGTGGTATCAAGGATTTCTGGTCGATATTAGCGGGCGTAAACAGGCGGAAGCCCTCCTGGAACGGCAAAACCGCTTGCAAGCGGAAAACCGGTACCTACAGGAAGAAGTCCTCGAAGCCGGGGCCTTCGGGGATCTCGTAGGGCAGAGTCCGGCCCTGCACAACGTGATCCGTCAAATCGCTCTCGTGGCACCCACGGAGGCCACTGTCCTGATTCTCGGTGAATCCGGAACCGGGAAAGAATTGGTTGCCAGGGAAATTCATAAACGCAGTCAACGGAAAGACCGGCCGTTAATCCGCGTGAATTGCGCCTCCATTCCGCGGGACCTGTTTGAAAGTGAGTTTTTCGGCCACGTGAAAGGGGCATTTACCGGCGCGGTCAAAGATCGGGCCGGACGATTTGGCGCGGCGGATGGGGGAACCTTGTTTTTGGATGAGGTCGGCGAAATTCCCCTGGACCTCCAAAGCAAATTCCTGCGGGTGCTGCAGGAGCAGCAATTTGAACGCGTGGGCGAGGAACGCACTCGTCATGTGGACGTCAGAGTGATTGCCGCGACCAACAAGGATTTAAAACAGGAAGTGGAAAACGGTCGTTTCCGGCAGGAT
This region includes:
- a CDS encoding multicopper oxidase domain-containing protein, with the translated sequence MKNQHSGRIGLGIALVALTGSLFTFASQVEAKKVKVELTAVETEVIIDGKGTTYKAWTFNGQVPGPVVRVTEGDQVHFILKNHENNSRPHSMDFHAAETDFLANYRDVNPGESLEYVWEAKRPGVFAYHCGAFPMIQHIARGMFGAVIVDPKDASAMPKADREYVLVQSELFTKDPDDVAAMMDAKNDHVVFNGGIFKYDPVHAAKGGEFLTAKPGERVRFYFVNIGPNNFSSLHPIAEIWDDVWPSGNPANRMQGIQTQVIGAADGAILDVVVEQKGVYPIVTHSLKDALTGAIALLEVSDEAKDLALMPSVAPQATEKIAQNK
- a CDS encoding sigma 54-interacting transcriptional regulator, with the protein product MSNTNGSYLAEMRFRAVAQSSHDAIIIADQSGTILFWNKGAKDIFGYESEETVGQPLIMLMPDRYRQAHQAGLERYSTRGETRILGETVELSGLRRTGEEFPLELTLSAWKEEERLFFSGIIRDISQRKEAEEALQRSEEKYRAIFNQAVEGIYQATPAGAFLNANTALSHLLGYDSPQALMDTVQDIGSQLYVEPTKREEFCRLLEHQDVITDFESQVYQADGTPIWISENARVIRNAEGAVQWYQGFLVDISGRKQAEALLERQNRLQAENRYLQEEVLEAGAFGDLVGQSPALHNVIRQIALVAPTEATVLILGESGTGKELVAREIHKRSQRKDRPLIRVNCASIPRDLFESEFFGHVKGAFTGAVKDRAGRFGAADGGTLFLDEVGEIPLDLQSKFLRVLQEQQFERVGEERTRHVDVRVIAATNKDLKQEVENGRFRQDLYYRLNVFPLEMAPLRERKEDIPLLAEYLLGVTSKKLHCAQPKLTKALVGQLQRYNWPGNVRELQNVIERGLILSERQGLAFDIPQPGGGRASLHSQESHASLMARSVMTEREMRLQERENTLAALEQADWRIYGKGGAAERLGIKPTTLVARIKKMGIMKGRMNTQGEGRNVVGADSHALPLTSLSRFHWTHREFKTVLNNKVTHRQIRL